CTGATCTGCCACACGCAGGTTGATTAGCTGCTGACGGGCGTTTTCACTCATCTCATCAATCTTGTACTCGGTACCATCTATGGTGACAGTACGCTGCTGCGTCTCTTCTTCAGCCATCGTTTCCTCCTAGTTGAATGTCCGGTCTAACTCTGTGGCTCACGATTGTAACGGCTGTTGATTATAGTTCCTGATAAGGTGGCAGTACATCACTCATCAAAGGCTGCAAGATCAATTACCGCTGCCGCTTGAACTGCATACTCTACGAAGAGCTTCTCACAGGCGCGATGGTTCTGGCGCATAACCAATTCCGACTTGACTTGCAGGCCCGACGGCGCATTTACTCGCTCACGCTGGGACAACTGATCCCGCGTTATTCATGAGAAGCCGAGTTTAACCCTTAGAAGAGATGTTGCTTGAACAGGCTGAACAAGAGAGATTTGCCCCCAAAACCACTGACACAAAAGCGCCATTCCAGACTACCCTTAGGTACACCGGATTCACGATCGTTCAACTCTTCACTCCTCCGACTCCTTCGACCGGGAGCCTTTGCTCGAGTACTTCAACTTCCTAATTTCTTCCTGGGTCAGCGCGGGAGGGTCCCCGAGCCTGATATTTCTATTCAGTTCGACCATCAGAGCCACGATATCCTCTTTATCTGCCTGACTCCTACCTGACTTAATCGCCGTCATCAGGCTCTCCATTGGTAGCGAGAGAACCAACCCGCCCTCATCGAGCTGGACCTGGACACCAAGGCGGCGGAAAACCGCCAGCAATGCTTCCAGTGTGCTTGTCCTAACCTTGTCGACATCTCTAAGCGTCTCGACCCTATTGATGGTTGGTCGCGAAACCTGCGAAGCCTTGGCTAGGTCCGATTGGCTCATATTGAAAAGCGCGCGGAGAGTCCGAAGCACCACCGAAACCTGTTCAGCGTAACTTGGCAGATGCTCTTGACCTTTTCTGTCCTTGTGATTCATGATGAATATCATTACTTGCTTATGAATTTTGATGAACCATTTTAGCACCTCATGAAACACATTATGCCACCAATCGGGCTCGTTACAAACATGCTCACGGGGCTTACCGCGATTGAGGAAGCGTCGTCATCACCATGAGTTGACCCAACAGCAGACATGAAGAGCTTGCCACCACTCAAAATGATGCGTGAACGGAGCCGCAAAGATACGCCACACGCAAAGCGCGAGATGAAGTGCTCAAGGCTCTGTGCAAACAGAACGAGCATCGTATGGAGTTTGTGCCGGAGGATGAAATGCTATTAACTGACAGAGAAATCAGACAGCTCACCGGGCGGAAGCGGTTCGCCGCACAGTGCCGCGCCCTTGGCAGGATGGGACTGCCACATGATAGAGACCCGGATGGCCGTCCGCTAGTATTGCGGGAGGTAGTTATGGAAAGATTAGGTGGAGAGAAGCCATCGCAAGAGTGGGAGCCTGGAAGATGCTGAGCTTGAAGCCCTGCGCAGGGTGGCTAATGTAAGAATCAAGGCAATCATTGATATCGCTTACCTGACTGCTCTACGCAAAGGCGATCTGCTTAACCTGCGCTTATCGGATCTGTACGACGATTGGATTCAATGCCGAGTCGGCAAGACAGGTCAGGAGGTCAGGATTGGTTGGAGTGACGCGTTGCGAGAAGCTGTTAGCCGAGCTCGTAAATTGGCGCGCCGGGGAGGATTCGAACCCCCAACCTTCTGATCCGTAGTCAGAGCCTTAAACAGCCCTTAAACTTCTGATAAAACACAGGTTATGCCTTTCTGATATCTACAAAAGAAACACTCAAAACCCTACGTAAGCCTTTGATAAATAGGAGCCTGGTTGCATTTTTGTAGACAAGTTATCACGCTTCATGCTCGTATAGCTTATCCATGATCAAGTTTGCGGCCTGTGCTAAGGAGCCAAAGCAATGTCTTAAGCGCACAGCACGATCAGTAGTCTAGGAAGGTTTCACTTTCTTTGCGGTTTTGTTTATTAGGGCCACAGTAGCCGGAGCTATATATCTCCAATCCGGGCTCTGAGCGTCGTGTGCCACCTCTTCTGCGCCAGGCTCCCCTATTTGCCAGAGAGTTACCGCACCCCAGCACGTGTTGACCAGCGACCACCTTGGCCGGATAATTCAACTACTCAATCAATGAGAGTGTCCAGAATCTGCTCAGCAGGACGGGATGAGACAGGCTAATTCACCCCACCGCCACCTCTAATTGGGCTCTGAGGTGGTAACTTGCTTGAAGAGACGACGGAATGAAGGCTGTTCCCGGATACATTCTCGTCCCGCAAGTACGGTAGTATAGTAGGCATGACGATCCCGAACTGGAACCATCAGGGGGTCCTCCCCCCTTACGTAGGGAGTCAGACTGGTTCCGATGGCCGCTCTCCCTATCCGACGACACTTGTCGAAGTGTTAGAGCACTTTGGCACTTCCCCTGAGCGATGCAAAGTCCTTCGTGGGTTTCTCGACTATCGGCAGGAGCTGTACAGCATCGGGGTTAAGCAGGGATTCCAGTGGGTGAACGGCAGCTTCGCGGAGAATGTGGAGATTCTCGAGGAGCGCCCCCCAGAGGACGTGGACGTAGTGACTTTTTTTGCGGTGCCTTCGGGAGAGAGCCAGCAAACGCTCTTGGAAAAAACGCGGACGTATTCCATCCAGCCTCAGTAAAACGGCGGCATGGTGTCGATGGTTATCCAGTTCCTTGGGATGGCGGCGACTGGCAGAGGCTAGTGAAGCATGCGAGCTACTGGTACAGCCTTTGGTCTCATCGGCGTAACCACCTCTGGAAAGGATTCGTTCAGATCCCGTTGGAGCCTTCTGAAGAAGTCCCACGAGCGGTTTTGGATAACATCACGTCGGCTATCGGGGAGAATAAATAATGACGCGCCCTTCTGAACATGAGCAACTCTCTGCCGAGAAGGCGCAGCTCGAAAGTTTCCTCGCTGATGTTCCGCAGGAGAGTGCAATCGAGCGGATAGCACTAGAGGATCGCTTGGAAAGTGTTCGCGTTCGGCTCGAGGAGCTCGCCACCAATAGTAGCGAGGCAGCCCGGGTGAGTCTGACCTTCTCAGGCCAGCCCGTGCTGAACTCCGAGGGTATTTTGGCCGATTTCGGTGCAGCGGCTTTGCAGAAATTCGAACAGATGGTGGCAACGGTGGGTGCTTATCTACGCACAGGCGAACTTAGGTCCTCGGGGCCATTGCCAGCACGGCAAGAACACCGCCTTATGATCACAGGGACCACCGTGGGATCTTTTGGCTTTCATCTAGAAGAGAGGAGCGAACCTGAACAGCCGGAGATGGGGTTAGAAGATAGCTCGGTCCGAAAGGCTTTGGACCGAGTAACTCGTGTGATAGAAGGAGCTCTAGAGTCCGAAGAGGCACTAGCTGAGGAGGTCTCCGATCTTGATTCTCGCTCAGTGCGAAGTCTGCATGAATTTATGAACACAGTCGCAAGTCGTGATGCCTGGTTCCGGCTGGAG
This Halorhodospira halochloris DNA region includes the following protein-coding sequences:
- a CDS encoding tyrosine-type recombinase/integrase; translation: MERSHRKSGSLEDAELEALRRVANVRIKAIIDIAYLTALRKGDLLNLRLSDLYDDWIQCRVGKTGQEVRIGWSDALREAVSRARKLARRGGFEPPTF
- a CDS encoding DUF4224 domain-containing protein, translated to MLLTDREIRQLTGRKRFAAQCRALGRMGLPHDRDPDGRPLVLREVVMERLGGEKPSQEWEPGRC
- a CDS encoding helix-turn-helix transcriptional regulator, encoding MNHKDRKGQEHLPSYAEQVSVVLRTLRALFNMSQSDLAKASQVSRPTINRVETLRDVDKVRTSTLEALLAVFRRLGVQVQLDEGGLVLSLPMESLMTAIKSGRSQADKEDIVALMVELNRNIRLGDPPALTQEEIRKLKYSSKGSRSKESEE
- a CDS encoding DUF6932 family protein, which translates into the protein MTIPNWNHQGVLPPYVGSQTGSDGRSPYPTTLVEVLEHFGTSPERCKVLRGFLDYRQELYSIGVKQGFQWVNGSFAENVEILEERPPEDVDVVTFFAVPSGESQQTLLEKTRTYSIQPQ
- a CDS encoding DUF6447 family protein; translation: MAEEETQQRTVTIDGTEYKIDEMSENARQQLINLRVADQEIERLNRQLAITRTARQAYARALQGSL